A portion of the Granulosicoccus antarcticus IMCC3135 genome contains these proteins:
- a CDS encoding PRC-barrel domain-containing protein, translating to MLISLKNLNDFTIAASDGPIGHLTNCYFDDASWVTRYLVVKTDGTWFNRQSLLVSPISIRVVDIETRTIHLTLTREQLKHSPDIDTEKTVSRQHEIEYHKYYGYPTYWKALGIWGYGDHPYELNSEHALYDPTCAEGRQSSSDEVPDGSKTKAHHNDPHLRSTEEVLGYYIYATDGDIGHADDLLIDNESWSIRYLVVKTGHWWKETRVLIVPRAIKEVSWAKSVVTVAMTREGIKHAAQFSSIAKLNLSTLPD from the coding sequence ATGCTTATCAGCCTGAAAAACTTGAATGACTTTACCATTGCCGCCTCCGACGGCCCTATCGGACATCTGACGAATTGCTACTTTGACGACGCAAGCTGGGTAACGCGTTATCTGGTCGTCAAAACCGATGGAACCTGGTTCAATCGCCAGAGTCTTCTGGTGTCACCGATATCCATTCGAGTTGTCGATATAGAGACCCGGACGATTCATTTGACCCTCACTCGAGAACAGCTCAAGCACAGCCCGGACATTGACACCGAGAAAACGGTATCAAGACAACACGAAATCGAATACCACAAATACTACGGCTACCCAACCTACTGGAAGGCTCTGGGTATCTGGGGCTACGGCGATCACCCCTACGAGCTGAATTCTGAACATGCCCTTTACGATCCCACTTGCGCTGAAGGCCGTCAGTCATCATCCGATGAAGTTCCCGACGGAAGCAAGACAAAGGCTCACCACAATGATCCCCATTTGAGAAGTACTGAGGAGGTACTCGGATATTACATTTACGCCACGGACGGTGATATCGGGCACGCTGATGACTTACTTATCGACAATGAGTCCTGGAGCATCAGGTACCTCGTTGTAAAAACCGGTCACTGGTGGAAAGAAACCCGTGTACTGATCGTGCCGCGTGCCATCAAGGAGGTCAGCTGGGCTAAATCGGTTGTAACGGTTGCAATGACACGTGAAGGTATCAAGCATGCAGCGCAGTTCAGCTCTATTGCCAAGCTGAACCTGTCAACCTTACCGGACTAG
- a CDS encoding BON domain-containing protein: protein MNKTIRNTLLVVSMVLAGSGVAMADQAQNEMLMKSFQAAGLDTGSMEVNVEDGVATLSGNVEDGAIREQIVQIVQKTDGITDVRDLITTE, encoded by the coding sequence ATGAACAAAACTATTCGTAATACGTTGTTGGTTGTATCCATGGTTCTTGCAGGTTCAGGTGTGGCCATGGCTGATCAGGCACAAAATGAAATGCTGATGAAATCGTTTCAAGCAGCGGGGCTTGATACGGGTTCGATGGAAGTGAATGTCGAGGATGGTGTTGCCACCCTTTCAGGTAATGTTGAGGATGGCGCTATCAGAGAGCAGATTGTACAAATTGTACAAAAGACTGATGGCATCACAGACGTAAGAGATCTGATTACTACTGAATAG